TTCTGGACCAGGACACAGGGGAGCAGGTCCTGAACTCTGGTTGGGCTCATGGGATCAATGAGCGAACCAATAAAAAGGGGGATTTCCCTGCAGATTGTGTCTATGTCCTGCCCACGATGACCCGACCGCAGCAAGAAATAGTGGTAAAGAAAACATCTTTAAACAATGATCATGCCAAACAACAGTGTAGGTGCTCTCTCCATCTATTCTTgcttacatgtttttgtttgtaatcaGGCGCTGGTTACCATGACACCAGACCAGCGGCAGGAGTCGGTCCGTGTGTCTCAGCTCATGATGCCGGAGACTGACGAGAGACTGAAACCGTACACACTGGAGGAGTTCTCATATAACTACTTCAGGTACAGCATTTTGATAGAGGCAGGGGTCAAACCAGGAACACTTACAAAAGGTGCAGAAGCATGGCATTTAGAATCaaccattaaaatgtatttgaaagaTGTACTACGTAGCTTTTGTGATGGACGACCCctgactagaaaagttacatagtttgtCTCTAAATTCAACCCCTTACAAGTTTCTGCTATTTAGGCCTCCTCCGAAACATACCCTGAGCAGAGTGATGGTTACCAAGAATCGTGGGAAAGACAAGATGTGGAGCTGTACAAGGGAACCACTCAAACTGCCTCTGCTCAAGAAAGTGGTCAACCACGAAGACCTTTCTCAAGAAGCCTGCATGGCCTTTATTGATATCCTGTGTTATAAGACAATATCAGCTTTGTATGACTTGTATTTTGCTCCAAATTTCTCTATTTTCCTTAACTGTCCTTACCTATGATGAAGTATATGGGTGACTATCCATCAAAGCGAACACGCTCAGTGAATGAATTAACAGATCAGATTTTTGAAGGAGCGTTAAAGGCTGAACCGTTGAAAGATGAGATATACTGCCAGATTATCAAACAGCTCACAGACAACCATGTGAAGTATGTAGCCtacaacaatattttatttatgtttaaccTAGCTCACTTAATTTATAATGTTGGTCTTATGCAGGTATAGCGAGGAGAAGGGCTGGGAGCTGTTATGGCTGTGCACTGGTTTGTTCCCTCCCAGTAATGTGCTGCTGCCTCACATCCAGCGCTTTCTACAATCCAAGAAACACCACCCATTGTCTGCAGACTGCATGCAACGAGTGCATAAAGCTTTACGGTACTTCACTAATACCACTTATTTCAAATACACAATTTAGTTTTTGATCTAGTctcataattatatatatatatatttatttattttatttttatttttttcccccacagtAATGGGTCCAGGCAGTACCCTCCTCATCTGGTGGAAGTTGAAGccattcaacacaaaacaacacaaattttCCACAAGGTCTACTTCCCTGATGATACAGATGAGGTGTGTGCATAGACTTACTATACAGCATAATTGCAAAAGTAACAAATGGATACTTATTTAGGGATATCAAGAGTGCTCTATTAATTGATAATGATCAGATCACTTATAATCACAAGATAATAGTTGTGAGactttttcaaaaataataaaaaattcatGCCCGGGTCCTCCCAGAGGCCTGGGAATTTTAAgggttctgtgcagtatctttgccTTTCCTAGTACTGTGCTTTTCTGGACCTCATCACCATTTTGTCCATCTGTATCTgaaagtcccacaggatcttggctcggcCCATGATGATACCTCCATCACTTCTTCCTCTGCACTTCACTCTCACTGTCAATGTCAGATAATCactgagcacgtcatctgttggggccttgtccttgatgtacttatggatgtTTCATTCTGGACAGTGGCTCTCAcgctcactagtcctcggcttCCTTCCTTACAGCTTTTGTACAGTCTTGGGATGGAACCCTCCAtacatggtcaggagcttttgggtcttaacatctgtggtctgtatctcctcctttggccagcttatgattcctgctgggtatctgattactggccgGGCGTaactgtttattgcctgggtcttgttcttgcccttaagctgactccttaggacatCCCTTACCCGTCGGAGGTATTTGGCCTTCTGTGTGTACTATGTGTGTTAGCGTACCGATTGATGTCATTCATGTAGAGGACTGATCGTGGCCCCATTTCTGAGTTGATATCCATAGCCAGTggtgttgatgatttggctgagggggttcagacctatgcagaacagcagtggagacagtgcatctccttggtatatgccgcATTTAAGTGAGGGTGGTTagcctcaagggtggttttccacaacctcatcgagtttgcaatgaaggcttTTAGAGTCCTGATGATGTTGTAGAGCTCCAagcattcagtgatccatgcaTGTGGCATTGAGTcataggctttcttgtaatcaactGAACCGGAAGCTGTTGTTTGGCTCCTCTGGTATCTTTCCCAatgcccttctgtgctgtgctcatgtattaaTCCATCTGTCCGCTTATCTTAGCCACAGTGctgcctgacatgagcttccatgttgtggagagataGGTTATCCCATCTtttagcagctggttcatttgtgctgccaggtGCTCAGTGCTCAGGTAACTTTTTTAGTAGAGAGTCTCTTACATTCTTGTCTTTATAGACTGTAGGCTACACTGATTGATCTTGATGTAATACttgtgaataattgtaaaatgacATGATGTTTACTTTCACAATAATCATGACATTTCTACATTCCTATTCCTGTTTTAGGCATTTGAGGTTGAGTCCagcacaaaagcaaaagacttgTGCCAGAATATTGCAACGAGACTGCTGCTCAAAACTCCAGATGGCTTCAGTCTATTTGTCAAGATCTCAGATAAGGTTTGATCACCTTGTTTCATGTATTTGGGGCAATATttgtcataatttttttttctccccacaGGTGATCAGTGTACCACagggagactttttttttgactTTGTGAGACACTTGACCGACTGGATCAAGAAATCCCGACCAGCTAAAGATGGTTAGCTTTGTCTTTGttgatgatttttatttgttgtgtttttgtagctGGTTCAGTTGAcagtgaatatatatttttgcaggTATTGTTCCATCACTTACGTATCAGGTGTTTTTCATGAAGAAGTTATGGACAACCACTGTCCCAGGGAAAGATTCTTTTGCTGATTCAATTTTCCACTACTATCAGGTTTGTCTTGTGCAAGAAGATGCCGTTAATATTGGATAGAATATTATTGGCATCTTCTTGTTCACTATAGGAGCTGCCCAAGTATCTGCGAGGTTACCACAAATGTTCCAGAGAGGAAGTTTTTCAGCTTGCAGCACTGATCTACCGTGTTAAGTTTGAAGATGACAAATCACATTTTCCTACAATTCCTAAAATGCTCAGAGAGTTGGTTCCTCAGGATTTAATTCGTCTAATGTCGCCCGATGATTGGAAAAGGGTACATTTCTTAATTATTTTACTTAACTTGTCAGTTGTAATATATACAATTAATATTAACTATTAAATGTTCAACAGTCAGTAATCGCATACTTTAACAAACAAGCGGGTAAATCAAGAGAGGAAGCTAAACTAATCTTCCTGAAGACCATATATAAATGGCCCACTTTTGGATCTGCTTTCTTTGAGGTCAAGGTAAACCTAGACGTCTGTGGTGATTCTTTTTCATTATGAGCTAtgtgttaatgttttgtgtGCTCTTTTTTGTCTTTAGCAAACAACAGAGACCAAGTATCCAGAGATTCTGCTAATTGCCATCAATAAGCATGGTGTTAGTCTCATTGACCCAAAGACAAAggtgtgtactttttacaaaTTCTGTCTGGTCATCATCTGTGCATGGGATTTGACTGAAGCCATTGTCACACCTGTAATCTTACATATTAAATTGActgctttgtgtttaaacaggaCATCTTTACGACCCATCCCTTTACCAATATTTCCAACTGGAGCAGTGGGAACACATACTTCCATATCACCATTGGCAACCTGGTTAAAGGAAGCAAGCTGCTCTGTGAGACGTCACTGGTGAGGATATTTACTCTTCTTGAACTCTTTTTGAATGTAtctttttgtctgtgtaatctctcagtcatccaggtatgctctatagtaaagaaaaattcaaatctgtcaattggacaaaaaattgtaagagtgaagatgtttcgctgcacGTCcgacagaactgaagaagtggcttagatgagcaatgaaacgtcttcacttttacaactttttgtccaattcacagatttaagtttttctttttcaatgcaTCTTTTTGTAAAAACACATGTTTTGTATGCTCATTATGTTTACAGGGCTACAAGATGGATGACCTACTGACCTCTTACATTAGCCAAATGTTGACCACTATGAACAAACCGCGCTCAGCGCGAGGCCATAGCAAGTGAACTTCTTACTGGCAGGAGGTCCGTGAGCTTGTCCAAATGTTGCGTCCTATTGGCCAGTACTGCAGCTGGGGGCGGACCTTTTCCCAGCAGCTGTGGAGGATGAGCCGCAGTCCTTCTGCTAGCTCGGAAAGTTCAAAGCTCACTGTGAGGAGCTCCGCTGAAAGCAGCGACCCCGGCGAAGGCCCGAGTCACTACTACAGCAGCAGCTGGaccagggaggaagaggaggaagagtccAGTGAGGACGACTACCTCTGACATGTCCAAACTCAGGTTGGACCAGAGGAGGTGCTGCTTCATCAGTGTTTTAGTCACTCTCTAAGAGAATGTGACCAAATGTCATCTTAAGTGAACTTCAACAGCttgtcatttttcatttcaagttAAAGCCCAACTGAATACACTTCAACAGTTTAAATTGCTATtattatgtgtgtatatatactttTCTTCTAATCACTACATTAGAATATTATTgctaattttatttgtttatttgcctTTTGTTATTGTATTACCTCTATTAAGGTTATATTACCTAGTGCTGAAAAAAGTAAAGGTATAGATTAAAATTCATATTTTGAAGTGGTCAAAAGCTAGTGATAACTGTATTTATGTTTCAATATGTTGCCTTATGTTTTCAGGTCAAAGGTTTGGAAATGAACCAGGCCagcaattcatttttatgttttttggtaCTAAAACTATGCtttctgtttttatattgtatttctttTATTGCTCAATTTAACCTGTTAACAGTGGATTGGCCAGATTGATAACATCGATAAACAGCAATACAAACTGTCAACTTTCTGTTAACAATAAACAAGGATGGGATTGCGTGACAGAAATCCCAGGAGTTGAACATAAACAAAGCTGtctttaataattaattatattttaattagtttCTAAGGACTTTAATATTACACATGAGAGTAGACGTACCACTATCACTTGGTTACACCAAAACAACTAAATGCCTAATATTACATGATTTGCCTTCTTTAGCTCTCGCTGTTTCAAAGGTGAAAGGTGAAAGTATAAATTGTACTCATATTTTGGGGCAAAGTAAGACCACTATGCAGATATCAAGTCTATTATTATATCCTTCCagtgtatctttttttttaactaagtAATTTTTGAATTTGAGTATTTCAAAAATATTGTGTTGTTGCAAAGAGCAAATTGTTGTGTTAGTTGAGAGTATTTTTcaaatagtgaaaatgggaaaaACCTCAAAACACAATGGCAAATATGCTTctcttttgtcatttatttgacAGCTTTTCAACATTATTTTCAcagttataaataaatgttctgtacacaaaaataaatcagcctATACAGGCTACTGCCatctattaaataaataattaatattaatacattatttatattgCCAACATTATTACAATAAAGTATGAACAGTTGATTTAACTTTTGGTAAAAAATCatttcaaagattttttttttttttttacaaacaactaaaacatacaCATAACAAGCTACATTCAGACTGGATGCTCTGAACTCTCTTAGTCTTCTCGAAGATACGCTTCGTGCACCTCATGCTCACTGTTCTGGAGAAAAGCGTGATATTCGGCCATCCTCTGGATCTCATCTGCTTTAGTTTCAGCCAGTTTCTTATCTGCTTCAGTGGACACTTTCTTTGCCTCGTCGACCTGAGACTGGGCCAGCTGGATGTTGGTCCTTATCGTGATAGAAGCTTGCTCCGCTCCTGTACATAACCACAAATGCAAATCTTATTGAGGGATAAGCAGAATCTTAAGTCTCATAATGACCTAGGCTGTATTAAACTCAATATAATTAAAAATCCTTCCCTCCATACCTGAAACATATGCTGCTTCGGCCGCCATTTTTGACATATTCATGGCATTGATCCAAGTTGACTCGAAGTGTTTGCATTGACTTAGTCTGTCAGCAGCCTATAAGAAAAACAACCTGTATAAATGCCTAATTTAAAGAATGGTATAGCACATTCAGCTTCTTCTTTATAGACTTACCTGTGCACGAAGGTTGTTTATCAGCTGCCAAAGTGAATCGTCCTCAGCAGGGCTTAGCTTTCCCAAAGTGGCCAAGTACTGCCTTTGGAGAGCAATGCGAGTATGGACAGCCTGAACACAGACAAGTATACTCATTACCAATTAAAATTTGTGAATATGTGCATATGTAATGCATATACAGTGCATGTTCTATACAGAGATATAAGAGTAATACCTTGGCATAATCTGTAAGAGAGTCTATGAGGGCCAGTGTAGTCTGGGAGAGAAATGTACTGGAGCTGTCTGTCACCACTGATGCAGCTTTTCTAATCAGAAAGTCATGAGAGAGATTTTCCACTTGCTGtgaagaaacaaagagaaaatcaTGGTTATTTTTACAGGGATTTGTAAAATGACTTGATATTATAGAACCTCAGGAACCCACATGTGAGAAAGGGACAGTATTGAGGCCCAGACCAACACTTAAAGAGGCTCTgctcatgtgtgtgttgtttggaGTTTCCTGCAGCTTCTGGGAGCTGGGTTTCAGTATACTGAAGACACCAGTGTCAGAACTGTaaaagaaatacaaagttaaaattaTATAAGTGCTAAACACTCAAATGTCAAGGTAAGATATGAGAACCTTACCTTGTAAATCTCTTGCTCATCTGTCTTTGCAGAACACCTGCAATACGGCCAGCACACGCTGAACAACGAACGGCTTGCATTGTGTAGAATATTAGTCACTTGCGTCTGAAGAAAAATGAAGGCTCTTTTAGTCTGAAGTTGCTTTTGAGGCTTTTAGTCCACTGATATCCAACAGGCCGTGTTCAGGTATTTTATAGGCCTAGTATTGCGTAAAACATATTGATCTGTTGACTCCAACTCCAAATGTACGTATAAGGCATAATCAGTGAgcacattcacatacacattacGTGCTGACTAGAAAGAAATCAAGCTTTTATCTGTTTTCCAATTGTGAATTTGTTAATAAATTCATTCTGGTAAGAAGTAAGTTTCAGCTAGCAGACAATTTTTGTAGCCTTGTCCTTACAAAGTTCATTTCACATCACATGCCTTTGCaactgtgttttgttatttatttgcttgtgtgcaatattttgtatgtataataataataattcataaaatgtatatagtgCCTTTTTAAGATATCCAAAGCATTAAATGACAATTTGTACGAGCAAAATGCTGCAGGTGCACCATGGGTTACAGATATGGAAACTTTCTGAGGCTTGTCCCATGGATGAGCTTTGGTCCAATCATCTGCAGCACAGCTCTGACGTAGAACCTGCGCAAACCACAGACCCAGAATCAACCTGTTTGTGAAATGTTTGCACAACACGACTTTAGAGCTCCATGTTAATCATCTGCTACACTCTGCAATGGTTAAACAGGGGACAGGAGGGCAAAACTCTCATGCACTCAGCACCAATAATCTCACTGGACAGTAAATAATAGTTATATAAGTGATTTAAAATATACAGGATCTAGTGCAGGCCAGTAAAGTGATGGCAAATAATTTGTgatctctactactactacaactactactacaactactactactactactactactactactactactactactactactacaactacttcttcTACACTACTCCCACACAAGTATAAATTTAGTAGTATGAGGAGGACATGTCCCAGACAAGCATATATGTGATATCCATAAACCTACAACAGACACAAAGTTTAGTGGATTGGAGTGCATTCATCTTGATTTACCTCTATTTaatttacacataaaaaaaactttatttaataCCAGTGATGTTGCAACATTAAAAGAGTTAAACTGCAATAATGTCAGTCTCACCAAACCAATCCGGTCATTCATGCTCATTTCAGCGACATCTATTGGTCATCTTCTGAAATTAGTTGGGGGAAAATGAACCAGTGACCCTATAACTGCAGACTGCCCACTCAGCAAATCAATACAACACTTTACTTTTCCAGCCAGAGAGACTTCAAcccaaagcacacacacacaaacacagacacacacacacacacacacacacacaaaatcagGTCTGTGCCAGTTTCATATGTGTTGtaattacactggtcaacactaaatgtattgtctaagattttttagctgatttaataataaatcagctaatcaggataattttgatgtgctgaatccaaaaatcacattggttttgctcaatcaggtcaacgttctgaactaagctacatatttgtttttggacaattttgtttacatgtatgagtattttcacatcatatgatgcaaaattctgttatatttctcgctataaacaaagtcataagttggcacatgcaaaatcttcagaatatatatatatatattttttatattacaagtgaatgaaatggcttcgactagaagatcttgcaaaaataagcctgacatattctgctacatctacGGTGAATACActaatgttcctaacaggaatcaagtcacaagtttcataaagcgtgtttaccatgcttattttggtattaaacttggtgaccaagatgaagcttgggcacCACACATGGCATgtaagtcatgcaccgagtatctgcgtcagtggactaaaggcaagaagagttgtctgaagtttggaattcccatggtttggagggagccgacatcaatagctacttctgggctatcgatgtgactgggatcaacagaaagaaccgaagcagcctcaagtatcctgaccgtgaatcagcacgtcgtcctgtagctcactgtgatgaaattccagtacctgtctttgtagaagttcctgacatcagtgacaaatattcctccagtgtggttttaatgatgatgctccacatcctttttcccaaaaggagctaaatgttcaggtttcctgagaatctgggatcactgagtgatgagcaggtggagagattccatcaggacataagagagatggagaccaggtatcagggacgctgggatgcagtcatgatggctgattactgttggactctgaagagagacatccctgctgctgagcattcaaggggttcatagaaacagaagttcatgtcctgaattttgcacaataataatgtaacgttccaatttacatgtacttacctttatcaattaacataacttaacatttaattaatacattctgttagaaaactattttttatctcctaaaacatttttggatgagaaatattaaagaaaatcaactgataatgtcacaaaattgtaatcaatttagtcagaagatcggatttttcaaaatcaaattagcataaaaacctgacttgactgagaaaaatggatatcatttttggattcagcggtgctaaatggtcctaattcagttgaaaaaacataaacaactttcaaaaatgttttttttgtaacccattGTTATCAGACAGCATTAACTCACtgacattttcactttttatgatGGCAAAGTTGTGTTATGAATTTTCTTTCttgttaaagttgcactatggaacatttctggtgggggtGTCTGTAACCTGCTTATCTCTGTGAAGATCTTATTACTTTGCCAGGCAGGACTGTTCCACAATGTGACAATACAcctatttatttcactattttttaATACAGGTGTTGCTCGATggttcctttaaaaaacataacattctATGAGCAGGGTCTTCTTTCCATCGCCTGTTTGTCTccggagataaatatgtttactgCCACACCATGGAGCATTGtaatcaaaacaataacatctttatagagacaaacaggcgGTATGTcccccagcagaaaagttacatagtgcacccttaAGTATTAGTTGCAATAACTTGCCAACCCCACCCCTAATGAATCCCAATGAAACCTGTTACTGAGGGGGGTGATTGCAAACTGATTATTCACTGGTGGTTTAAGCTCTGCAAATATCCATATAAATGGACGCCTAAGACTATTGTGAAAACTACATTCATGTGAGATCCTGGAGTCTTGGAGTGCTTTGTTCCTGGTATGAACCcagattagtcctggtgtagacttggtcATTTTTTGTTCtggatttagtcccagtttagtcacaGCTTTGATGGGGTGCAACTGTGAACATACTCCTAATGTAGAGAGGACCAGATGAATCCTAGGGAAAACACATAATAGAAACTTAATTGAAAAAGTGTATTATGTTTTAGTATTTGTTGCAGTTGTCTGATTTATGTCATGTCAAACACATTGAAAGCTTTATTGTTGCTGAACTGctataaaaaatgtttaatttaagtGATCTTCAACCCAACAGCACAGCTCACCACGCACTTCCTGTCATTATAAAGGTGTCTATTGTAATCCCTCTGACATGTATGTTTCTTGGTTGTATCATTGTCATGCTGCACACATTTGCCTCCCATCGACAGTTCTTGGAGACTTCTCGGTACCTGCTTTTTGCCTATATGCTGGTCAATGATGCCTTTCAAGTCATATCCTCTGTTGTGctatttgttctttttgtgtgtCAAATTAAGTTCCCTATTTGCTATTGTATCCCTCTGCTATTTGTATCAACTGCTACTTTCCAAAATACCCCCTTGATTCTTGCTGCTATGTCACTAGAAAGATATATTGCCATAGTCTATCCACTGCAGCGGCCATTAGCTTGGCGTTCTGACCGGATTTGGGTTATCATTTTGTCTTTGTGGATTGTCAGTTGCCTATTTCCATTTATTGACTTCTCCATAGGCAAGCAAGACCCAAATGTGGATCCTTTTTCTACCCCAGTTTTATGCAAAACTATTAAGCTGAATAGTAGTCCTATTCAAATGCTATTTAAAGCAGTGATAAGTATACTTTTCTTTGCAGTGGTAGCAGTCATTATCCTGTTTACTTATGTGCGCATCCTATTGGAGACGAAAAAGTTAAGGCAGGATAGGGCATCAGTAAACAAAGCAATGTACACAGTGTTAttacatgggtttcagcttgTCCTGTGTGTCTTGGCTTTCACTCACCCTATAACAGAGACACTGGTGGTGGTTCACGGATGGCAGCCAGAGGATATGGCCTTTTTCAATTACTTTACATTTATCCTCATCCCGCGCTTTCTCAGCCCACTCATCTACGGATTCAGGGACCAGAGCCTCCGGGCCTGCATTGGAAAGTCACTCCTGTACTGCTCACAAAAAGTCAGCCTATAAGAAAGCATACCATAAGAAAGCATATTATAACATGGGACATTGGTGAAGAATATGCTCTGTTTGTAATGGACTGTAAGACACATACAGTGAGCTTTCATACATCTGCAatacttttatacattttaatattgtataAAACTTAATGTGAATTCAACTTAAAATGTATGTGTGAAACGTAAGTTTCTAAATATTGTCAAGCATATATAATATAATCAGGGCTTGAAAAATACTGATGATATGCCACAAAAAGTGGAGGAATGGTGGTTTGAATGGGTTATGTATATAAAAGTACTGATGTAAAGCCTATACTGTATAGTGTCATCCAATAGTTCCTTGAGAGACCTCTATAGACCTCCAGAGCACTTTGGACACACTATTTTCCCCGGCAGacacattaaaatcagaaaccaagaaaaagtTGTCCAGAATTTTAAAATTTCTTTGGCAGACCCCCCtttcttacatgtttttatgctgTTATGCTTGTGGTTATTGATGTTGTGAGCCTCTAGCATTTGCAGTCTTTATATAAGTGGTTGTGATGATCTTAATGTCaccaaatatgaatatgtggcactgaagtgacGAAAGCCTCCAAGGGCAAATTCAGTTTTGagccccctaaaggctagggccAGCCCTGAATATAATTAGGTGTTCACTGAAACAAGAGTTTTTGTTGCATGTGTAgattacaagaaaaaaattgtaaaatgatATTTTGTTGTAGATGACGTTGCCATTTGAAATATTCGTTTGTTATTGTAGCTTTTTTTCCTTCTGGTCATACACTGAGACCTAATAATGTGACATTAAGCATATATTTTCCTATACTGTATAACAATGGCCATTGGCGATACAAATACAAAGTCACCACAATTGATTATTCTGTCAAATAGGCTACTAACCTCTGTATAAATGTGTGCCAAGCTACAttaataaaaatgactcaatatatATTAGAATTCTGGCTGACCTTCATTCGATGTCTACAGAGTAGCCTATATTGGTTAAGTATAACTACTACAGGATTTAAGTGCACCTGAATGTGTCCCATATTGTAATCGGGACTATAAAGACAGACTGACAAGACAAATGACTCTCAAATGTATGCTTCAACACTTTATGAATTATTGTTTGCCTGCTAGTCAGTCAAACGTAAACTATCACTGACAAATCTCAGAAGCGAAGCcacaactaaaaaaaacacaaacagtccACTAGGGGGGAGTGTTATAAAGTAAACTTTTGTGTTGGCCTACATTTATGAAGTGGTTTTCTATTTCTTTATCAAACATAATTATCTC
This Periophthalmus magnuspinnatus isolate fPerMag1 chromosome 13, fPerMag1.2.pri, whole genome shotgun sequence DNA region includes the following protein-coding sequences:
- the LOC117380781 gene encoding diablo IAP-binding mitochondrial protein-like, encoding MQAVRCSACAGRIAGVLQRQMSKRFTSSDTGVFSILKPSSQKLQETPNNTHMSRASLSVGLGLNTVPFSHQVENLSHDFLIRKAASVVTDSSSTFLSQTTLALIDSLTDYAKAVHTRIALQRQYLATLGKLSPAEDDSLWQLINNLRAQAADRLSQCKHFESTWINAMNMSKMAAEAAYVSGAEQASITIRTNIQLAQSQVDEAKKVSTEADKKLAETKADEIQRMAEYHAFLQNSEHEVHEAYLRED
- the or95a1 gene encoding odorant receptor 129-1, with product MFNLSDLQPNSTAHHALPVIIKVSIVIPLTCMFLGCIIVMLHTFASHRQFLETSRYLLFAYMLVNDAFQVISSVVLFVLFVCQIKFPICYCIPLLFVSTATFQNTPLILAAMSLERYIAIVYPLQRPLAWRSDRIWVIILSLWIVSCLFPFIDFSIGKQDPNVDPFSTPVLCKTIKLNSSPIQMLFKAVISILFFAVVAVIILFTYVRILLETKKLRQDRASVNKAMYTVLLHGFQLVLCVLAFTHPITETLVVVHGWQPEDMAFFNYFTFILIPRFLSPLIYGFRDQSLRACIGKSLLYCSQKVSL